A DNA window from Phragmites australis chromosome 11, lpPhrAust1.1, whole genome shotgun sequence contains the following coding sequences:
- the LOC133883911 gene encoding glutaredoxin-C7-like gives MTPLTSSSLTTRHTPPLQVSSTPTNTATRAHLHMQGGGGGGVSCAVAGEAPSPGGVHLRVGGGLLGLTIDPAGDVEAPEERIGRLVRESPVVIFARRGCCMCHVMRRLLEAVGTHATVIELEEAAEEAAASAAAAAAVPALFVGGAPVGGLDGLMGLHLSGLLVPRLREVGALCG, from the coding sequence ATGACGCCGTTAACTAGCAGCTCGTTAACTACGCGGCACACGCCTCCGCTCCAAGTCTCTTCCACCCCAACCAACACTGCGACACGCGCGCATCTCCACAtgcagggaggaggaggaggaggcgtgaGCTGCGCTGTGGCCGGCGAGGCGCCGTCGCCTGGGGGAGTCCACCTCCGTGTCGGCGGCGGGCTGCTGGGCCTGACCATCGACCCGGCGGGCGACGTGGAGGCCCCCGAGGAGCGCATCGGGCGGCTGGTCCGCGAGAGCCCCGTGGTGATCTTCGCGCGGCGCGGGTGCTGCATGTGCCACGTGATGCGGCGGCTGCTGGAGGCCGTGGGCACGCACGCCACCGTCATCGAGCTGGAGGAGGCCGCAGAGGAGgccgcggcgtcggcggccgccgccgccgcggtgccAGCGCTGTTCGTCGGCGGCGCGCCCGTGGGCGGGCTCGACGGGCTCATGGGGCTCCACCTCAGCGGCCTCCTCGTCCCGCGCCTCAGGGAGGTCGGCGCGCTCTGCGGCTAG